In the genome of Candidatus Omnitrophota bacterium, the window CGAACGCGACGATGCACGCGACCGGCGAGGTCATGTGGATCCGGGAAGTGGCGCGCCTGGGGGAGATTCAGTATGAGGTAGGCGTGCGCTTCCGCTGGATCGAGGATCCCGACCGCCAGCGCCTCAACCGCCACCTCCTCGATCTCTTCCGCCGCCGCGTGTGATATACTAACCCGATATCAGATATGAAAAGCCCATTTCATATCTGATATTGCCTATGATAGAGCCATATCAGATATCAAAAGGCTCAATCATATCTGATATTGCCTTCGCGACAATGCCCTGTCGTCTAATGGTAGGACACGTGACTCTGGATCACGTTATCCTGGTTCGAGTCCAGGCGGGGCAGCCAACTTGATGTCTCCCACAGCGGCTCCGATTCCCATCGGGGTGGCGTCGTCGTTTCCTAGCGTTGAGGAAATTTTTTCTGAGGGGAATTTTCGCTTTCGGGGTCCTACCGCCCTTGCTACAATTTGTCAGTTGGAGTAGGCGATGGAGCTGGCAGAACAGCAGGACGTACTGAAGAACATTTTAGATATTCCGGTGGAGACGCAGACGATTGAGTTCAAGCGTCTTTCTGGCGACGCAGTAGTATCCAAGACGGTGGAAACGGTTGTGGCCATGACGAATACCGATGGCGGCGTCGTGATCTTGGGCATTGATGACCCGGTGACGACGCGGCTGAAAGGTGTTGATCGCATCTTCGGCATCGAGGAAGGCATCGACATGTTTGATGCCATCGGGCGAGAGATCCAGCGCATTGTCCCACCCCTGGTCGGCGTGTGGCCGCCAGCCATCCTTCCTGTGCCCCAGCGAGACACACGGGTCGGGCTGGTGTTTGTCCCGAAAGCGGTGGACAACTTCCATTCAGTGAATAATCACGTGCATGTCCGCGCCGAGCGGGGCAACAAGCAATTGACGGCGCATGAAGTGGTGAAATTTGCCTACGCGAAAGGCTTTGAGAAGGCCGATACGAAACTGGTGGCAGTGGAGTTCTCGCTGCTGAAGACGAGGTGTTTCGATGAGTGGAGGGAAGCCCGCCGTCTCAACGGGGGGGCGCTTGACGCCGTGTTGGAAAAGACGGGGCTGGCGCGTCGTGACGACCACGGGATGTTGCAACCGACGCTGGCGGCGGTGTTGTTATTTGCCGACTCCCCCAACGATTTGACGGAGACCAAATGCACCATCCGGGTCTTTCAATACCGCGGCACCATTGAGAATATCGGCGAGACCCCGAATTTGATCGGCCTGCCAAGGACCATCGGCGGCCCGCTCATCCAACAAATCCACGAGGCCCACGACTATGTGCTCACCCTGCTGCGCGCCGGCATCAAGATGTCCTCCGGGTTCAGGGCGCTCTATCAGATTCCGGAACGAGCCGTCAAGGAGGCCATCACCAATGCGGTTATCCACCGCGATTATCACATGAAACGGGACATCGAGGTTAAGATCTACGAAGATCGCGTGGAATCGAGAGCCCTGGGTTATTCCCGTCCAATATCACCCGCACGAATATCGGTTGGGTGCGCGCCGAGAGCTATCGCAACGATCTCTTGGTTAAACA includes:
- a CDS encoding putative DNA binding domain-containing protein, producing the protein MELAEQQDVLKNILDIPVETQTIEFKRLSGDAVVSKTVETVVAMTNTDGGVVILGIDDPVTTRLKGVDRIFGIEEGIDMFDAIGREIQRIVPPLVGVWPPAILPVPQRDTRVGLVFVPKAVDNFHSVNNHVHVRAERGNKQLTAHEVVKFAYAKGFEKADTKLVAVEFSLLKTRCFDEWREARRLNGGALDAVLEKTGLARRDDHGMLQPTLAAVLLFADSPNDLTETKCTIRVFQYRGTIENIGETPNLIGLPRTIGGPLIQQIHEAHDYVLTLLRAGIKMSSGFRALYQIPERAVKEAITNAVIHRDYHMKRDIEVKIYEDRVESRALGYSRPISPARISVGCAPRAIATISWLNTCGSFPHRPTSIRTKVCAPCGMTWPTNISTRRSF